The Hyphomicrobiales bacterium genome has a window encoding:
- a CDS encoding conserved membrane hypothetical protein (Evidence 4 : Unknown function but conserved in other organisms): MRVVLVLIAFGMIAVPALLMLAREDLPRGQRIGRALAIFLAPAVALGFIHGVPELDGRALSNANAWTMLRLVLTALALILPWCLYVWFVARR, translated from the coding sequence ATGCGCGTCGTTCTCGTCCTGATCGCCTTCGGCATGATCGCGGTGCCGGCCTTGCTGATGCTGGCGCGGGAGGATCTTCCGCGCGGGCAGCGCATCGGCCGGGCGCTGGCCATCTTTCTCGCTCCGGCCGTGGCGCTCGGCTTCATCCATGGCGTGCCGGAGCTGGATGGCCGCGCGCTGAGCAACGCCAACGCCTGGACGATGCTGCGGCTCGTGCTGACGGCGCTGGCCCTGATTCTGCCCTGGTGCCTGTATGTCTGGTTCGTGGCCCGCCGCTGA
- the ygfF gene encoding Uncharacterized oxidoreductase YgfF gives MTRPVLLVTGGSRGIGAATCIMAAARGYDVAVSYQSNETAAAEVVKACEAAGAKAVALRGDMASVTDIIRVFTEAKAALGPLTHVVNNAGITGKSSPLVDADTAVIRECIDINVTGAILVAREAARALIANEAAPARAIVNISSVAAELGSPGEYVWYAASKGAVDSLTIGLAKELAQHGIRVNAVAPGITETEIHALSTGEAGRVARIAPLIPLKRAATADEIAEAVLFLLSEASSYTTGVILKVSGGR, from the coding sequence ATGACCCGCCCCGTCCTTCTCGTCACCGGCGGCAGCCGCGGCATCGGCGCGGCGACCTGCATCATGGCGGCTGCGCGCGGCTACGATGTCGCGGTGAGCTATCAGAGCAACGAGACGGCCGCGGCCGAGGTCGTCAAAGCCTGCGAGGCCGCCGGCGCGAAGGCTGTCGCGCTGCGCGGCGACATGGCGAGCGTCACCGACATCATCCGTGTCTTCACCGAAGCGAAGGCCGCGCTCGGCCCACTTACCCACGTCGTCAACAATGCCGGCATCACCGGCAAGTCGAGCCCGCTGGTCGATGCGGATACCGCGGTCATCCGGGAGTGCATCGACATCAACGTCACAGGCGCGATCCTGGTCGCGCGCGAGGCGGCCCGCGCCCTGATCGCCAACGAGGCGGCGCCGGCGCGGGCGATCGTCAACATCTCCTCCGTCGCGGCCGAACTCGGTTCGCCCGGGGAATATGTCTGGTATGCGGCTTCGAAGGGCGCGGTCGATTCCCTCACCATCGGCCTCGCCAAGGAGCTCGCGCAGCACGGCATCCGCGTAAACGCGGTTGCACCCGGCATCACCGAGACCGAGATCCACGCGCTTTCCACGGGCGAAGCCGGCCGTGTTGCGCGCATCGCGCCGCTGATCCCGCTGAAGCGCGCGGCGACCGCCGACGAGATCGCGGAAGCGGTGCTGTTCCTACTCTCGGAAGCGTCGAGCTATACGACCGGCGTTATCCTCAAGGTCTCGGGCGGGCGGTAG
- a CDS encoding Ureidoglycolate lyase: MKLLRYGALGQEKPGLLDAQGKLRDLSGVVPDLAGKALTSASLAKIKAVSPESLPLVAGTPRIGACVGDVRNFIAVGLNFADHAAETGAEIPKEPILFNKAPNCIVGPNDDVTIPKGSQKTDWEVELAIVIGDGGSYIEEKDAMAAIAGFCVCNDVSERAFQQERGGQWAKGKGCPTFGPLGPWLVTTDEIKDIQNLGMWLEVDGERVQNGSTKTMIFGAAYLVHYISQFMRLDPGDVITTGTPPGVGLGFKPPRFLKGGEVVTLGIEGLGEQRQNFVAYKG, from the coding sequence TTGAAACTGCTCCGCTACGGCGCACTCGGCCAGGAAAAGCCGGGTCTTCTCGATGCCCAAGGCAAGTTGCGCGACCTGTCCGGCGTGGTCCCCGATCTCGCCGGCAAGGCGCTGACCTCGGCCTCGCTGGCGAAGATCAAGGCGGTCTCGCCGGAATCGCTTCCCCTGGTTGCTGGTACGCCGCGCATCGGCGCCTGCGTCGGCGATGTCCGCAACTTCATCGCCGTCGGCCTCAACTTCGCGGACCACGCGGCGGAAACGGGCGCGGAGATCCCCAAGGAGCCGATCCTGTTCAACAAGGCGCCGAACTGCATCGTCGGCCCCAACGACGACGTCACGATCCCGAAGGGTTCGCAGAAGACGGACTGGGAAGTCGAACTCGCCATCGTGATCGGCGACGGCGGCTCCTATATCGAAGAGAAGGATGCGATGGCCGCCATCGCCGGCTTCTGCGTCTGCAACGACGTCTCCGAGCGCGCCTTCCAGCAGGAGCGCGGCGGCCAGTGGGCCAAGGGCAAGGGCTGCCCGACCTTCGGCCCGCTCGGCCCCTGGCTGGTGACCACCGACGAGATCAAGGACATCCAGAATCTCGGCATGTGGCTCGAGGTCGACGGCGAGCGCGTCCAGAACGGCTCGACCAAGACGATGATCTTCGGCGCCGCCTATCTGGTCCACTATATCAGCCAGTTCATGCGCCTCGATCCGGGCGACGTGATCACCACCGGCACCCCGCCCGGCGTCGGCCTCGGCTTCAAGCCGCCGCGCTTCCTGAAGGGCGGCGAAGTGGTGACGCTCGGCATCGAAGGGCTCGGCGAGCAGAGGCAGAACTTCGTCGCCTACAAGGGCTGA
- a CDS encoding conserved hypothetical protein (Evidence 4 : Unknown function but conserved in other organisms) has translation MLRKGRLLGVAFAVFALVCLVATYDYSKGRIPQTRSALVSEVLSVTNGRECARDATEIVSRFIPVGTDRAEAERKLTEITIDPPRPWFWTPAVENSTVSEGNSIEALHTIKATAFGSNLLRIYLGFDDGKVKRVAAEVVCHFG, from the coding sequence ATGCTCCGAAAAGGCCGCCTGCTCGGCGTCGCTTTCGCCGTCTTCGCTCTGGTCTGCCTTGTCGCGACCTATGATTACTCCAAGGGCCGCATCCCGCAGACGCGCTCGGCGCTGGTGTCCGAGGTGCTGTCGGTCACGAACGGGCGCGAATGCGCGCGCGACGCGACCGAGATCGTCTCCCGCTTCATCCCGGTCGGGACGGACCGCGCCGAGGCCGAGCGCAAGCTCACCGAGATCACCATCGATCCGCCCCGGCCCTGGTTCTGGACGCCGGCCGTCGAGAACAGCACGGTCTCGGAAGGCAATTCGATCGAGGCGCTTCACACCATCAAGGCAACGGCCTTCGGCAGCAATCTGCTGCGCATCTATCTCGGCTTCGACGATGGCAAGGTGAAGCGCGTCGCAGCCGAGGTCGTCTGCCACTTCGGCTGA
- a CDS encoding conserved exported hypothetical protein (Evidence 4 : Unknown function but conserved in other organisms), translating into MKGLVRTAAAATVSIAALLAAGAASASSFAIRSGQSAEGLGMAYAGAASGGIGMGAMAWNPATITMFPGRHSNWNFTYINANADYEPTSVTRLGSPFGPASPIQNGTGNIGGDGAFVPASASAWQLTDRFWIGMTTGAPYGLRSKTENQVHAAQIYGRSAKVATINVAPTVGYKVNDWLSVGAALQVQWLNASLKQAAGIGPTAAPVIIEGDTIDFGYRFGFTLTPFDGTSIGLAYRSPVRQTLEGTLRTPLAVIPVKANLNLPDSVVFGVSQVINDQWQVHAGVEWTNWSRFRNIPIVSELNGRPATSLNFQYDDAWYFSAGVEYKYNRDLTLRAGVGYELSAVNDHNRTIFISDNDRLWLSAGASYQVTDRIKLDLGYTFIDVKKAAVNYNGAHPQQGAVFYTAEAKPYINIFSAGITYRWDDPAQTIPVQPAVRKY; encoded by the coding sequence ATGAAGGGCCTTGTCCGTACTGCCGCAGCCGCCACAGTCTCGATTGCCGCGCTTTTGGCTGCCGGTGCCGCTTCTGCCAGCTCGTTCGCGATCCGCAGCGGTCAGAGCGCCGAGGGCCTCGGTATGGCTTATGCGGGCGCCGCGTCTGGCGGCATCGGCATGGGAGCGATGGCCTGGAACCCGGCGACGATCACCATGTTCCCGGGCCGGCACAGCAACTGGAACTTCACCTATATCAACGCCAACGCCGACTACGAGCCGACATCGGTGACGCGCCTGGGTTCGCCCTTCGGGCCGGCGAGCCCGATCCAGAACGGCACCGGCAATATCGGCGGCGACGGCGCCTTCGTTCCGGCCTCGGCCAGCGCCTGGCAGCTGACCGACCGGTTCTGGATCGGCATGACCACGGGCGCGCCCTACGGCCTGCGCTCCAAGACCGAGAACCAGGTCCATGCGGCCCAGATCTATGGCCGCTCGGCCAAGGTCGCCACGATCAATGTCGCGCCGACCGTCGGCTACAAGGTCAATGACTGGCTCTCGGTCGGTGCCGCGCTGCAGGTCCAGTGGCTCAACGCCTCGCTGAAGCAGGCTGCGGGCATCGGCCCGACGGCGGCGCCGGTCATCATCGAGGGTGACACGATCGACTTCGGCTATCGCTTCGGCTTCACGCTGACGCCGTTCGACGGCACCAGCATCGGCCTGGCCTACCGCTCGCCCGTGCGCCAGACGCTGGAAGGCACGCTGCGCACGCCGCTCGCCGTCATTCCGGTCAAGGCTAACCTGAACCTGCCCGACTCGGTCGTCTTCGGCGTTTCGCAGGTCATCAACGATCAGTGGCAGGTCCATGCCGGCGTCGAGTGGACGAACTGGAGCCGTTTCCGCAACATCCCGATCGTCAGCGAGCTCAACGGCCGCCCCGCGACCAGCCTGAACTTCCAGTATGACGACGCCTGGTATTTCTCGGCCGGCGTCGAGTACAAATACAACCGCGACCTGACCCTGCGCGCCGGTGTCGGCTACGAGCTGTCGGCGGTCAACGACCACAACCGCACGATCTTCATCTCGGACAACGACCGGCTGTGGCTCAGCGCCGGTGCGAGCTATCAGGTCACGGACCGGATCAAGCTCGATCTCGGCTACACCTTCATCGACGTGAAGAAGGCGGCGGTGAACTACAACGGCGCCCATCCGCAGCAGGGCGCGGTGTTCTACACGGCCGAGGCCAAGCCCTACATCAACATCTTTTCGGCGGGCATCACCTATCGCTGGGACGACCCGGCGCAGACGATCCCCGTGCAGCCGGCGGTCCGCAAGTACTGA
- the phaC gene encoding Poly(3-hydroxyalkanoate) polymerase, with product MNRHVDDKSKGTAGSAETTAPDFDQFAQNMGRLVEEYGKVTAAYLKPLERGQAKTGQADEASDMVKTLGRVAERWVNDPAKIIEAQASLTSDFMNLWTSAFKRAGGEEVAPVAEPDKRDARFKDPDWTNNPTFDFIKQAYLIGSRWAETMVDKADELDPHTRNKARFYVKQIAGALSPSNFVATNPELLRETLQQNGDNLVRGMKMFAEDVEAGGGELKIRQSDASAFEVGVNIATTPGKVIFRNDIIELIQYAPATPQVLKRPLLIVPPWINKFYILDLNAEKSFIRWCVQQGLTVFCISWVNPDARHATKDFESYMREGIFAALETIEQATGEKRVSAIGYCVGGTLLGVTLAYMAAIGDKRIESATFFTTQVDFSQPGELSVFVDEEQIRAIEEQMAKTGYLDGSRMSGAFNMLRPNDLIWSYAINNYLKGKAPTPFDLLYWNSDSTRMPAANHSFYLRNCYLDNKLSKGEMRIGGKKLDLGKVTLPIYNLATREDHIAPAQSVFNGSQCFGGPVEHVVAGSGHIAGVVNPPNKVKYQYWTGGPVKGRYADWLEKAEEHPGSWWPHWFAWLEAQAPKKVAAREPGGGKLPAIADAPGTYVKVKV from the coding sequence ATGAACCGCCATGTCGACGACAAGTCCAAGGGCACCGCTGGGTCAGCCGAAACCACCGCGCCGGACTTCGACCAGTTCGCCCAGAACATGGGCCGCCTCGTCGAGGAATACGGCAAGGTCACCGCCGCCTATCTGAAGCCGCTCGAACGCGGCCAGGCCAAGACCGGCCAGGCCGACGAGGCGAGCGACATGGTCAAGACGCTCGGACGCGTCGCCGAGCGCTGGGTCAACGACCCCGCCAAGATCATCGAGGCGCAGGCATCGCTGACCAGCGACTTCATGAATCTCTGGACCAGCGCGTTCAAGCGCGCCGGCGGCGAGGAGGTTGCCCCCGTCGCCGAGCCCGACAAGCGCGATGCCCGCTTCAAGGATCCGGACTGGACCAACAACCCGACCTTCGACTTCATCAAGCAGGCCTATCTGATCGGTTCGCGCTGGGCCGAGACCATGGTCGACAAGGCCGACGAGCTCGATCCGCACACCCGCAACAAGGCGCGCTTCTACGTCAAGCAGATCGCCGGTGCGCTCTCGCCGAGCAATTTCGTCGCGACCAATCCGGAGCTGCTGCGCGAAACGCTGCAGCAGAACGGCGACAACCTCGTGCGCGGCATGAAGATGTTCGCCGAGGACGTCGAAGCCGGCGGCGGGGAGCTCAAGATCCGCCAGTCCGACGCGAGCGCCTTCGAGGTCGGCGTCAATATCGCGACGACGCCGGGCAAGGTCATCTTCCGCAACGACATCATCGAACTGATCCAGTACGCGCCCGCGACGCCGCAGGTGCTGAAGCGGCCGCTGCTGATCGTGCCGCCCTGGATCAACAAGTTCTACATTCTCGACCTCAACGCGGAGAAGAGCTTCATCCGCTGGTGCGTCCAGCAAGGGCTGACCGTGTTCTGCATCTCCTGGGTCAATCCGGATGCCCGGCATGCGACCAAGGATTTCGAGAGCTACATGCGCGAAGGCATCTTCGCGGCCCTCGAAACGATCGAGCAGGCGACGGGCGAGAAGCGCGTTTCGGCCATCGGCTATTGCGTCGGCGGCACGCTGCTCGGCGTGACGCTGGCCTATATGGCCGCCATCGGCGACAAGCGCATCGAGAGCGCCACCTTCTTCACGACGCAGGTCGATTTCTCGCAGCCCGGCGAACTCTCGGTGTTCGTGGACGAAGAGCAGATCCGGGCGATCGAAGAGCAGATGGCGAAGACCGGCTATCTCGACGGGTCACGCATGTCGGGCGCCTTCAACATGCTCCGGCCCAATGACCTGATCTGGTCCTACGCGATCAACAACTACCTCAAGGGCAAGGCCCCGACCCCCTTCGACCTGCTCTACTGGAACTCGGATTCGACGCGGATGCCGGCGGCGAACCATTCCTTCTATCTGCGCAACTGCTACCTCGACAACAAGCTCTCCAAGGGCGAGATGCGCATCGGCGGGAAGAAGCTCGATCTCGGCAAGGTGACGCTGCCGATCTACAATCTCGCGACGCGCGAGGACCATATCGCCCCGGCGCAATCCGTCTTCAACGGCTCGCAATGCTTCGGCGGCCCCGTGGAGCATGTGGTTGCGGGCTCGGGTCACATTGCAGGCGTGGTCAATCCGCCGAACAAGGTGAAGTACCAGTACTGGACGGGCGGTCCGGTCAAGGGACGCTATGCGGACTGGCTGGAGAAGGCCGAAGAGCATCCCGGCTCGTGGTGGCCGCACTGGTTCGCCTGGCTTGAGGCGCAGGCGCCGAAGAAGGTCGCAGCGCGCGAACCGGGCGGCGGCAAGCTCCCGGCGATCGCCGATGCGCCCGGCACCTACGTCAAGGTGAAGGTCTGA
- a CDS encoding conserved hypothetical protein (Evidence 4 : Unknown function but conserved in other organisms) produces the protein MASLFGPIKDAVAVLYQAHSSHLLEELMPIEMPAGKPLRIVAAMAVFGIVLAGCAGDEGVKGVAEAAGMATTPQEAKSFVRESRLADTAYIPVGSTIPVDPLCPGPKPPPAYVPTGDAARFAAPKPARGANDPCKKRSNFEKIEAQLEAKRKANEGAGNQARALGQTPAPQPAQLPPP, from the coding sequence ATGGCTTCCCTCTTTGGTCCTATTAAGGACGCAGTCGCTGTGCTTTACCAAGCACATTCGTCACATCTGCTGGAAGAACTGATGCCGATCGAGATGCCTGCGGGAAAGCCGCTCCGGATTGTGGCGGCGATGGCCGTTTTCGGCATCGTCCTTGCCGGCTGCGCAGGCGACGAAGGCGTGAAGGGCGTGGCGGAAGCGGCCGGCATGGCGACGACGCCGCAGGAGGCGAAGAGCTTCGTCAGGGAATCGCGTCTAGCGGATACGGCTTATATCCCCGTCGGCAGCACGATCCCGGTCGATCCGCTTTGCCCCGGGCCGAAGCCGCCGCCGGCCTATGTGCCGACAGGCGACGCCGCGCGTTTCGCCGCGCCCAAGCCGGCGCGCGGCGCCAACGATCCGTGCAAGAAGCGTTCGAATTTCGAGAAGATCGAGGCTCAGCTCGAAGCCAAGCGCAAGGCCAACGAAGGCGCCGGCAATCAGGCCAGGGCGCTGGGCCAGACGCCGGCGCCTCAGCCCGCCCAGCTTCCTCCCCCCTGA
- the argC gene encoding N-acetyl-gamma-glutamyl-phosphate reductase, whose product MSQNLKTIFIDGEAGTTGLGIRERLAVVPEVAVKSIDPDKRKDPAARKDMMAGVDLVVLCLPDDAAKESVALADELGSDAPKIVDAATAHRIAPGWVYGFAELAPGHAEKIAKADRVANPGCYPTGAIALLRPLVDAGLLAQDHPVTVNAVSGYSGGGKSMIEEFETGVAPAFELYGLGLRHKHLPELQAYARLTRRPIFVPSVGNFRQGMLVSIPLHLDTLPGRPSVGDLHHALAERYAGSTYVSVLSQDGMSGKIEPEALNDTNKLELRVFGQDDLGQAVLVARLDNLGKGASGAAVQNIRLMLGLPEG is encoded by the coding sequence ATGAGCCAGAACCTGAAAACCATCTTCATCGACGGCGAAGCCGGCACCACCGGTCTCGGTATCCGCGAAAGGCTGGCGGTCGTGCCGGAGGTCGCGGTCAAGAGCATCGACCCGGACAAGCGCAAGGATCCGGCCGCGCGCAAGGACATGATGGCGGGCGTCGACCTCGTCGTGCTCTGCCTGCCGGACGATGCGGCCAAGGAGTCCGTCGCGCTCGCCGATGAACTCGGCAGCGATGCTCCCAAGATCGTCGATGCCGCGACCGCGCATCGCATCGCGCCGGGCTGGGTCTATGGCTTCGCGGAGCTCGCTCCCGGCCATGCCGAGAAGATCGCCAAGGCCGATCGGGTCGCCAACCCCGGCTGCTATCCAACGGGGGCCATCGCGTTGCTGCGGCCGCTCGTCGATGCGGGCCTGCTGGCGCAGGATCATCCCGTCACCGTCAACGCGGTGTCCGGTTATTCCGGCGGCGGCAAGTCGATGATCGAGGAGTTCGAGACCGGCGTCGCTCCGGCCTTCGAACTCTACGGCCTCGGCCTGCGCCACAAGCATCTGCCGGAGCTGCAGGCTTATGCCCGGCTGACCCGGCGCCCGATCTTCGTGCCGTCCGTCGGGAATTTCCGGCAGGGCATGCTGGTCTCGATCCCGCTGCATCTCGATACGCTTCCGGGCCGGCCGAGTGTCGGCGATCTGCATCACGCGCTCGCCGAGCGCTATGCTGGCTCGACCTATGTCAGCGTGCTCTCCCAGGACGGCATGAGCGGCAAGATCGAGCCGGAGGCGCTGAACGACACCAACAAGCTCGAACTGCGCGTCTTCGGGCAGGACGATCTCGGCCAGGCCGTTCTCGTCGCCCGCCTCGACAATCTGGGCAAGGGCGCTTCGGGAGCCGCCGTCCAGAACATCCGCCTGATGCTCGGCCTGCCGGAAGGCTGA
- the alaC gene encoding glutamate--pyruvate aminotransferase AlaC — translation MTDFHRIKRLPPYVFEQVNKIKAAERAKGVDIIDLGMGNPDLPAPRHVIEKLVETAGKPRTDRYSASKGIAGLRRAQAHYYERRFGVKLNPDTQVVATLGSKEGFANMAQAITGPGDVVLVPNPSYPIHAFGFLMAGGVIRSVPAEPTPAMFPALERAMMHSVPKPIALVTCYPANPTAYVATLDFYRDLVAFAKKHEIILLSDLAYAEVYFDDNNPPPSMLQVPGAIDVAVEFTSMSKTFSMAGWRMGFAVGNERLLAALARVKSYLDYGAYTPIQVAAAAALNGPDDCIREMREIYRKRRDALVESFGKAGWEFPAPEASMFAWVAIPEKFRHLGSLEFSKLLIEKAEVAVAPGIGFGEHGDDYVRIAIVENEQRIRQAARNIGRFLKGADTTLHNVIQMPKAG, via the coding sequence ATGACCGATTTTCACCGTATCAAGCGCCTGCCGCCCTACGTTTTCGAACAGGTCAACAAGATCAAGGCCGCCGAGCGCGCCAAGGGCGTCGACATCATCGATCTCGGCATGGGCAATCCGGATCTGCCCGCACCCAGGCACGTCATCGAGAAGCTGGTCGAGACGGCCGGCAAGCCGCGCACCGACCGTTACTCCGCCTCGAAGGGTATCGCCGGCCTGCGCCGCGCCCAGGCACACTATTACGAGCGTCGCTTCGGCGTGAAGCTCAATCCCGATACGCAGGTCGTGGCCACGCTGGGCTCGAAGGAGGGCTTCGCCAACATGGCGCAGGCCATCACCGGCCCCGGCGACGTCGTGCTCGTGCCGAATCCGAGCTACCCGATCCACGCCTTCGGCTTCCTGATGGCGGGCGGCGTGATTCGCTCGGTTCCGGCCGAGCCGACGCCGGCGATGTTCCCGGCGCTGGAACGGGCGATGATGCATTCGGTGCCGAAGCCGATCGCGCTGGTCACCTGCTACCCCGCGAACCCGACGGCCTATGTCGCGACGCTCGATTTCTACCGGGACCTCGTCGCCTTCGCGAAGAAGCACGAGATCATCCTGCTCTCCGATCTCGCCTATGCCGAGGTCTATTTCGACGACAACAATCCGCCGCCCTCGATGCTGCAGGTGCCGGGCGCGATCGACGTCGCGGTCGAGTTCACCTCGATGTCGAAGACCTTCTCGATGGCTGGCTGGCGCATGGGCTTCGCCGTCGGCAACGAGCGGCTGCTGGCGGCGCTGGCGCGGGTGAAGTCCTATCTCGACTACGGCGCCTATACGCCGATCCAGGTCGCGGCCGCCGCCGCGCTGAACGGGCCGGACGACTGCATCCGCGAGATGCGCGAGATCTACCGCAAGCGCCGTGACGCGCTGGTCGAGAGCTTCGGCAAGGCTGGCTGGGAGTTCCCGGCGCCCGAGGCTTCGATGTTCGCCTGGGTCGCGATCCCGGAGAAGTTCCGCCATCTCGGTTCGCTGGAGTTCTCGAAGCTCCTGATCGAGAAGGCCGAGGTCGCGGTGGCGCCGGGCATCGGCTTCGGCGAGCATGGCGACGATTATGTGCGCATCGCCATCGTCGAGAACGAGCAGCGCATCCGTCAGGCGGCACGCAATATCGGCCGCTTCCTGAAGGGTGCGGACACGACGCTGCACAACGTCATCCAGATGCCGAAGGCGGGGTAG
- the speB gene encoding Agmatinase, translating to MTEIADKPPIDHAFAGDRRGGAADLTYAGALSFMRRRYGKDVAGSDLVIWGVPFDLSVTNRPGTRFGPQAIRRASAIFDGEPQYPSGIDPFARLSAVDYGDCALPRGDLPGCARAIEVEAAGILASGAHLVTLGGYHFVTLPLLRAHVARHGKLALIQFDAHQDTWDDGPGGIGHGSFVLEAVREGLIEVDRSIQIGIRTVAPRDCGIAILDAYEAHEFGVTGTVQRIRERVGQGPAYLTFDIDALDPAFAPGTGTPVSGGFSVDQALRVLWALRDLDIRGMDVVEVSPPYDHADITAIAAATIVQHHIQTLALKRAG from the coding sequence ATGACCGAAATCGCCGACAAGCCGCCGATCGACCATGCCTTCGCCGGGGACAGGCGCGGCGGAGCGGCCGATCTGACCTATGCCGGAGCTCTGTCGTTCATGCGCCGCCGCTACGGCAAGGACGTCGCCGGAAGCGACCTCGTGATCTGGGGTGTGCCCTTCGATCTTTCCGTCACCAACCGGCCGGGAACCCGCTTCGGGCCGCAGGCGATCCGGCGCGCCAGCGCGATCTTCGATGGCGAGCCGCAATATCCGTCCGGCATCGATCCTTTCGCCCGGCTCTCCGCAGTCGATTACGGCGATTGCGCATTGCCGCGGGGCGATCTGCCGGGCTGCGCCAGGGCGATCGAGGTGGAGGCCGCGGGCATTCTCGCTTCCGGCGCCCATCTCGTCACGCTGGGCGGCTACCATTTCGTCACCCTGCCTCTGCTGCGCGCCCATGTCGCCCGTCACGGCAAGCTGGCGCTGATCCAGTTCGACGCACATCAGGATACCTGGGACGACGGCCCGGGCGGCATCGGCCATGGCAGCTTCGTGCTGGAAGCCGTGCGCGAGGGCCTGATCGAGGTCGATCGCTCGATTCAGATCGGCATCCGCACGGTCGCGCCCCGCGATTGCGGGATCGCCATCCTCGACGCCTACGAAGCGCACGAATTCGGCGTGACCGGGACGGTGCAGCGCATTCGGGAGCGGGTGGGGCAGGGGCCGGCCTATCTCACCTTCGACATCGACGCGCTCGACCCTGCTTTCGCACCGGGGACGGGTACGCCGGTCTCGGGCGGCTTCAGCGTGGACCAGGCCTTGCGCGTGCTCTGGGCGCTGCGCGATCTCGACATCCGCGGCATGGATGTCGTCGAGGTTTCGCCGCCCTACGACCATGCCGATATCACCGCGATCGCGGCCGCGACGATCGTGCAGCACCATATCCAGACGCTGGCGCTGAAGCGGGCCGGTTGA
- a CDS encoding Helix-turn-helix transcriptional regulator: MPGSEFENTLIDGIYEAAIVPEGWSRVLRDTARLARCREALLATVLDDDPRLIASSPEFGEAYEGLLQRIPFGVNERAQRLLAHGRHGFITDQDVFSREEIAREPIYQDFLIPAGYGSGVATVITAPTGDMTIVHCERSLADGYVDAAGIAALQQLRSHFARAGLISRRLAMERAHAASQALEMMGLPAAVLGLRGQVIDANDLFQGLMPSVFLDRSARLAVAHAPADEMLTAAIAAISQPDRPQPVRSLPIPARHGEAPMVLHLAPVRGRARDVFSFASAIVVATPVMAGAGPEAGLIGGLFDLTPAEARLAAAIAGGHTPREAAQRLGVTEATARTTLKRILAKTGSRRQADLVGLLRSAAPR; the protein is encoded by the coding sequence GTGCCGGGCAGCGAGTTCGAAAATACCCTGATCGACGGCATCTACGAAGCCGCGATCGTGCCTGAGGGCTGGTCCCGCGTGCTGCGGGATACGGCTCGCCTCGCCCGCTGCAGGGAGGCCCTGCTCGCGACGGTTCTCGACGACGATCCGCGGCTGATCGCTTCCTCGCCGGAATTCGGAGAGGCCTATGAGGGGCTGCTGCAGCGCATTCCCTTCGGGGTCAACGAGAGGGCCCAGCGCCTGCTGGCTCATGGCCGGCACGGCTTCATCACCGATCAGGACGTCTTCAGCCGCGAGGAGATCGCGCGCGAGCCCATCTATCAGGATTTCCTGATCCCTGCGGGCTATGGCTCGGGCGTCGCCACGGTCATCACCGCGCCGACCGGCGACATGACCATCGTTCACTGCGAGCGCTCGCTGGCCGATGGCTATGTCGATGCCGCCGGCATTGCCGCGCTGCAGCAGCTGAGATCCCATTTCGCCCGTGCCGGGCTCATCAGTCGCAGGCTGGCCATGGAGCGGGCCCATGCCGCCTCGCAGGCTCTCGAAATGATGGGGCTTCCTGCGGCCGTTCTCGGTCTGCGAGGGCAGGTGATCGACGCCAATGACCTGTTCCAGGGGCTGATGCCCAGCGTCTTCCTGGATCGTTCGGCGCGCCTCGCCGTCGCGCATGCCCCCGCGGACGAGATGCTGACGGCCGCCATCGCCGCGATCTCGCAGCCTGACCGGCCTCAGCCCGTGCGCTCCTTGCCGATTCCGGCGCGCCATGGCGAAGCCCCGATGGTGCTGCATCTCGCGCCGGTGCGCGGGCGGGCTCGCGACGTATTTTCCTTCGCCAGCGCCATCGTCGTGGCGACACCCGTCATGGCAGGTGCCGGACCGGAGGCCGGGCTGATCGGCGGATTGTTCGACCTGACTCCGGCCGAGGCGCGCCTTGCGGCGGCGATCGCCGGTGGTCACACGCCACGCGAGGCGGCGCAAAGGCTGGGCGTGACCGAGGCGACGGCACGCACGACGCTCAAGCGCATTCTGGCCAAGACCGGGTCGCGGCGGCAGGCGGATCTTGTCGGCTTGCTCCGCAGCGCGGCGCCGCGTTGA